In one window of Vulpes vulpes isolate BD-2025 chromosome 1, VulVul3, whole genome shotgun sequence DNA:
- the LOC140597801 gene encoding nuclear pore-associated protein 1-like, translating into MAGRSAQRLRCAAPGEEPGAPETLSQVLRSDLATPGAQLAPMGSLLCRFLRPPRRRPLPGRSRPLLTPAWDTAHPGRHHPAVPAPAPCSGRRPLHRDRRPLPARCHVEPRRRDPLPQAACPPLGLLPVVNWRNPPGQPVLAARSSLGCGPSRTVRIPALGRRFRLLHSLPAQEAKAAGQVPSPPLPLSCPQGMEEKVPEHPGEQTQALGGSGRPQSSGGTPLTSEPPDTSGVLSLHQASPAALDRRLGPSGESSWDSTPMAPMSSSEGPVATSSCGPVGDALAKADRDAAVLWGPTPCRPLPQETGTKEAVAEAHQPVQSTRGPARKDTQAEKPSGMSPRSPVPPASASSRQNKRKIALPLCLPLPPPLPLLWDRGDLPPPPKLPCLALDKDPGTLPNTERPRNKILQDRAKILADGWAAQPAPSSPPLASQTAGSPPLAAHTAQVPVPPTDLADPSAGPPILSVPPTSPTHRGGREPGHGVPKSPPRAGPAPSLPPLTSRPIRETPPRGGPLPPGRATTPTSDRPTPSNASTSFHPPSCTKESPTPMCVDPPPLFLTAPLPGHSTDSSVVGVQPGTSQPTSTIAAKSSTLTSKPISNPAVVDMDTTPPSRAVVLSSPPHSRMSCPPFSRGHCSMKQRRPVKGAASTSLPTSMAPGPTPLPGQLFSLHNTPQPTHGTLAGRQQTAFLPSAPIATGLPNLSSGATTTAVGSTSANPNAHSDPDAMDTTSPSRAVIFQTPPGSQKNRLPLYKGLPGSGNTPPSSSTALAHGSTTLPQKSAIIQTPVTMHPNPGIAPHSDPDAMDTTPPSRAVIFQSPPGSQKNHLSFYKALPGSGNTPPTSSTALAHGSTSFPQKSAIIQTPVTMHPKAGIASQPTIGGHNGQQPNNSYLKGNTVAPTQAIGLPAPMTQPPGGTTMQSGSAGSHIGTSVHRQTAFGNQPGILHSPHSTTTGCGGTTGIPTTGNSSSPDIATRTGPQTVVGPALASGLPVTATMTGPQMFVGLTVLSGSPLTATTTGPQTFVGPALPSGSLLLATTTGPQMIVGPVVLSGSPLTTTTTGPQTYVGPTVPSGLPVTTTTAGPQTFVGPAVPATSTGPQTFVGPAAPSGSPLMATSTGPQTFVGPPVPATTTGPQSFVGPAVLIASPLTDTTRDPGTRGPPAQHVSGGKAGNNINPKTGRPGIPALCQHTRGPPDANTDEHIIVSMMAALCISKRPQNPGGLPVSKAPGATGNSTVPTATGHPNAPPLLQSTQNPRKPQH; encoded by the coding sequence ATGGCTGGGCGCAGCGCTCAGCGGCTCAGGTGTGCTGCACCTGGAGAGGAGCCAGGCGCCCCGGAGACCCTGTCCCAGGTCCTGCGCTCCGACCTCGCGACCCCCGGCGCACAGCTGGCCCCCATGGGCAGCCTACTGTGCAGGTTTCTtcgccctccccgccgccggcCCCTGCCCGGCCGCAGTCGCCCGCTGCTCACTCCTGCCTGGGACACCGCCCATCCTGGCCGCCACCACCCCGCcgttcctgcccctgccccctgctccggGCGCAGGCCACTCCACCGGGATCGCAGGCCCCTGCCAGCTCGCTGCCACGTGGAGCCCAGGAGGCGGGACCCGCTCCCTCAGGCCGCGTGCccccctctgggcctcctccccGTGGTCAACTGGAGGAACCCTCCGGGTCAACCTGTGCTGGCTGCGCGCAGCTCCCTGGGCTGCGGGCCCTCGAGGACTGTGAGGATCCCTGCTCTGGGGCGCAGGTTCAGGCTCCTGCATTCACTACCTGCACAGGAAGCCAAGGCTGCGGGTCAGGtaccatcccctcccctccccctttcctgccCACAGGGGATGGAGGAGAAGGTCCCAGAGCACCCCGGAGAACAGACCCAGGCTCTTGGTGGGAGTGGCCGCCCCCAGAGCAGTGGGGGGACACCCTTGACATCTGAGCCCCCGGACACCAGTGGCGTTCTCAGCCTCCACCAAGCCAGCCCTGCAGCTCTGGACCGACGTCTCGGGCCCTCCGGAGAGAGCTCGTGGGACAGCACCCCGATGGCTCCGATGTCCTCCTCTGAAGGCCCTGTTGCCACCTCTTCATGTGGCCCCGTGGGAGATGCCCTGGCGAAGGCCGACAGGGATGCGGCAGTGCTCTGGGGCCCAACCCCATGCCGCCCCTTGCCGCAGGAGACAGGCACAAAGGAGGCGGTGGCTGAAGCCCATCAGCCTGTGCAGAGCACGCGGGGCCCAGCGAGGAAGGACACGCAGGCGGAGAAGCCCTCGGGCATGTCCCCACGGAGCCCTGTGCCACCAGCATCTGCCAGCAGTAGGCAGAACAAGAGGAAAAtagccctgcctctctgtctgccaTTGCCGCCACCACTACCCCTGCTGTGGGATCGAGgggacctgcccccacccccgaaGCTTCCTTGCCTTGCTCTTGACAAGGACCCAGGCACCTTGCCGAACACCGAGCGTCCCAGGAACAAGATCTTGCAGGACAGAGCAAAGATCTTGGCAGACGGCTGGGCCGCTcagcctgccccttcctccccgccACTGGCCTCGCAGACCGCAGGCTCCCCGCCCCTGGCCGCTCACACTGCCCAAGTCCCTGTGCCTCCCACCGACTTGGCTGACCCTTCTGCCGGGCCCCCGATCCTCTCTGTCCCGCCGACTTCCCCAACACACCGTGGTGGTCGGGAACCGGGACATGGAGTTCCTAAATCTCCTCCCCGGGCTGGTCctgccccttctcttcctccccttacTTCCAGGCCCATTAGGGAAACTCCACCTCGCGGAGGTCCCCTTCCACCAGGCAGGGCTACCACACCCACCTCTGACCGCCCCACACCTTCGAACGCCTCAACCTCCTTCCACCCACCCTCCTGCACAAAGGAATCCCCGACCCCTATGTGTGTAGaccctccccctctgttcctaACAGCCCCGCTTCCAGGCCACTCCACAGACAGCTCCGTCGTTGGAGTCCAGCCTGGCACGTCTCAACCGACTTCTACCATCGCAGCAAAGTCATCTACTTTGACCTCCAAGCCTATTTCCAATCCTGCTGTCGTGGACATGGACACTACGCCTCCTTCCCGGGCTGTGGTCCTCAGCTCGCCCCCACACTCCAGGATGAGCTGTCCTCCGTTTTCCCGGGGCCATTGCAGTATGAAGCAGAGACGCCCTGTTAAAGGTGCAGCGTCCACCAGTCTACCTACGTCCATggcccccggccccaccccacTTCCTGGTCAACTCTTCAGCCTCCACAACACCCCTCAGCCCACACATGGGACTCTTGCTGGGAGGCAGCAAACAGCTTTTCTTCCCAGTGCTCCTATCGCCACTGGCTTGCCCAACCTGAGTTCTGGGGCCACCACCACTGCAGTAGGCAGCACCTCTGCAAACCCCAACGCTCACTCTGACCCCGATGCCATGGATACCACATCTCCCTCCCGGGCTGTCATCTTCCAGACCCCCCCTGGGTCCCAGAAGAACCGCTTGCCACTTTACAAGGGGCTTCCTGGTTCTGGCAACACACCACCCAGTAGCAGCACTGCCTTGGCCCATGGCTCTACCACTTTACCTCAAAAGTCAGCCATCATACAGACCCCCGTTACGATGCATCCTAACCCAGGAATCGCCCCTCACTCTGACCCCGATGCCATGGATACCACACCTCCCTCCCGGGCTGTCATCTTTCAGTCCCCCCCTGGGTCCCAGAAGAACCACTTGTCATTTTACAAGGCACTTCCCGGTTCTGGCAACACACCACCTACCAGCAGCACTGCCTTGGCCCATGGCTCTACCAGTTTCCCTCAAAAGTCAGCCATCATACAGACCCCCGTTACGATGCATCCTAAGGCAGGAATCGCCTCTCAGCCCACAATTGGAGGTCACAATGGGCAACAGCCTAACAATTCCTACCTGAAAGGAAACACAGTTGCCCCAACACAGGCTATCGGCCTGCCCGCTCCTATGACTCAGCCACCCGGAGGGACCACAATGCAGTCGGGGTCTGCGGGCTCTCATATTGGCACCAGTGTCCACAGGCAGACGGCCTTTGGTAACCAGCCAGGTATTCTCCACTCTCCTCATTCTACCACGACGGGCTGTGGAGGTACCACTGGGATCCCTACCACTGGGAACAGTAGCTCACCAGATATAGCCACCAGGACAGGCCCACAGACTGTCGTGGGGCCTGCCCTCGCCAGTGGCTTACCAGTCACGGCTACCATGACAGGCCCACAGATGTTTGTGGGGCTTACAGTCCTCAGTGGCTCACCACTCACGGCTACCACTACAGGCCCtcagacctttgtggggcctgcacTCCCCAGTGGGTCACTACTCCTGGCTACCACCACAGGCCCACAGATGATTGTGGGGCCTGTAGTCCTCAGTGGCTCACCACTCACGACGACCACTACAGGCCCTCAGACCTATGTGGGGCCTACAGTCCCCAGTGGCTTACCAGTCACGACGACCACTgcaggcccacagacctttgtggggcctgctGTCCCTGCTACCAgtacaggcccacagacctttgtggggcctgcagcCCCGAGTGGCTCACCACTCATGGCTACCAgtacaggcccacagacctttgtagGGCCTCCAGTCCCTGctaccactacaggcccacagtcttttgtggggcctgcagtccTGATTGCTTCACCCCTCACAGATACCACCAGAGACCCAGGCACCCGGGGCCCACCTGCCCAGCATGTAAGTGGTGGGAAGGCAGGGAACAACATCAATCCCAAGACCGGAAGACCTGGAATTCCTGCTTTGTGTCAGCATACTCGGGGCCCACCTGATGCAAACACAGATGAACACATCATCGTGTCTATGATGGCAGCCCTCTGTATCAGCAAGCGCCCTCAGAACCCTGGGGGCCTACCTGTGTCTAAGGCACCTGGTGCTACCGGGAACAGCACTGTACCTACTGCGACTGGCCATCCTAATGCTCCCCCATTGCTACAGAGCACACAGAACCCCCGCAAGCCACAGCACTGA